From Aquabacter sp. L1I39, the proteins below share one genomic window:
- a CDS encoding urate hydroxylase PuuD has product MEPLLHEFGSLLLRWTHIITGMAWIGSSFYFMHLDAALRPSPEIPKGKGGEAWEVHGGGFYQVKKYLVAPDNLPRHLMWHKWESYSTWISGFFLLMWVYYYQANLFLIDPAVLNMSPLTAMAIGLGGIFAGWVFYDLLCHSPLGRNDVVVGIIIFVFVVLMAYLFQQVFSPRGAFIHVGALMATIMTANVFCVIVPNQRKVVEALKAGQEPDPIYGKIGKLRSSHNNYFTLPVIFLMISNHYPLTYSTPYAYVNVALALVGGAVVRVYFNKKHAGQPGFGWCWIVAFLCLAAAMVLTATTSPAARLALGLPPLTSTAVAAPAPIVKVPEEVQNIVMGRCAMCHNPTPQYEGIAVPPRGILLDSPAEIARNKPLILMQSVLTHAMPPNNITDLSAEDRAVLKAWAEAPEPRTR; this is encoded by the coding sequence ATGGAACCCCTCCTGCACGAGTTCGGCAGTCTGCTGCTGCGCTGGACGCACATCATCACCGGCATGGCCTGGATCGGTTCGTCCTTCTATTTCATGCACCTGGATGCGGCGCTGCGGCCCTCCCCGGAGATTCCCAAGGGCAAGGGCGGCGAGGCCTGGGAGGTGCATGGCGGCGGCTTCTACCAGGTGAAGAAATATCTGGTGGCGCCCGACAACCTCCCGCGCCACCTCATGTGGCACAAGTGGGAATCCTACTCGACCTGGATCTCCGGCTTCTTCCTGCTGATGTGGGTCTATTACTATCAGGCCAACCTCTTCCTGATCGACCCGGCGGTCCTGAACATGTCGCCGCTCACCGCCATGGCCATCGGGCTCGGCGGCATCTTTGCGGGCTGGGTGTTCTACGACCTGCTCTGCCACTCGCCGCTCGGGCGCAACGACGTGGTGGTGGGGATCATCATCTTCGTCTTCGTGGTGCTGATGGCCTATCTGTTCCAGCAGGTCTTCTCGCCGCGCGGCGCCTTCATCCATGTGGGCGCGCTGATGGCGACCATCATGACGGCCAACGTCTTCTGCGTGATCGTGCCCAACCAGCGCAAGGTGGTGGAGGCGCTGAAAGCCGGTCAGGAGCCGGACCCAATCTATGGCAAGATCGGCAAGCTGCGCTCCTCGCACAACAATTACTTCACCTTGCCGGTCATCTTCCTGATGATCTCCAACCATTATCCGCTCACCTACTCGACCCCCTATGCCTATGTGAACGTGGCGCTGGCGCTGGTGGGCGGGGCGGTGGTGCGGGTCTATTTCAACAAGAAGCATGCCGGCCAGCCGGGCTTCGGCTGGTGCTGGATCGTCGCCTTCCTGTGCCTCGCTGCGGCCATGGTGCTCACCGCCACCACCTCGCCGGCGGCGCGGCTCGCGCTCGGCCTGCCGCCGCTCACCTCCACGGCCGTGGCCGCGCCCGCACCCATCGTGAAGGTGCCGGAGGAGGTCCAGAACATCGTCATGGGCCGGTGCGCCATGTGCCATAATCCGACCCCGCAATATGAGGGCATCGCCGTCCCGCCCCGCGGCATCCTCCTGGACAGCCCGGCCGAGATCGCCCGCAACAAGCCGTTGATCCTGATGCAGTCCGTGCTCACCCACGCCATGCCGCCCAACAACATCACCGACCTCAGCGCCGAGGACCGGGCGGTGCTGAAGGCATGGGCGGAGGCGCCGGAGCCCCGGACGCGCTGA
- a CDS encoding LysR family transcriptional regulator, translated as MLENMRAFVQAVESESFSEAGRRLRLSANVVSHRIQMLEKHLGCRLFNRTTRRMSLTEQGRVFYENITEALRLIEAAESNVTELGAMPRGGLRVTAPLHLGRRLVAPVAARYQEAHPQIDVRLRLSEHTLDLIAESVDLALRLATFEDSSMIMRKVARIDRVACAAPDYLARCGVPQTPSDLLRHQCLLLRFAGAREFRWTLTDQGKELAVPVSGHLEADDGDVLTVWAMEGRGIVVKPRFEVADALADGRLVPVLASHPPVSVTLAVLYPARQLVPLKVKAFADMLLEEGRRFLARELAKIGEKLTG; from the coding sequence ATGCTTGAGAATATGCGGGCCTTCGTCCAGGCGGTGGAGAGCGAGAGCTTCTCCGAGGCCGGCCGGCGCCTGCGCCTGTCCGCCAACGTGGTCAGCCACCGCATCCAGATGCTGGAAAAGCACCTGGGCTGCCGGCTGTTCAACCGCACCACGCGGCGCATGAGCCTGACCGAGCAGGGCCGGGTCTTCTACGAGAACATTACGGAGGCCCTGCGCCTCATTGAGGCGGCTGAATCCAATGTCACGGAACTGGGCGCCATGCCGCGCGGCGGCCTCAGGGTCACCGCCCCACTGCATCTGGGCCGGCGCCTCGTCGCCCCCGTGGCGGCCCGCTACCAGGAGGCCCACCCCCAGATCGACGTGCGCCTGCGCCTGTCCGAACACACGCTGGACCTGATCGCGGAATCGGTGGACCTGGCGCTTCGCCTCGCCACCTTCGAGGATTCCAGCATGATCATGCGCAAGGTGGCGCGCATCGACCGGGTCGCCTGCGCCGCCCCCGATTACCTGGCGCGCTGCGGGGTGCCGCAGACGCCCTCCGACCTGTTGCGCCATCAATGCCTGCTCCTGCGCTTTGCCGGGGCCCGTGAATTCCGCTGGACCCTCACCGACCAAGGCAAGGAGCTTGCCGTTCCGGTCTCGGGCCATCTGGAGGCCGATGACGGCGACGTGCTCACCGTCTGGGCCATGGAAGGGCGCGGCATCGTGGTGAAGCCGCGCTTCGAGGTGGCGGACGCCCTCGCCGACGGGCGCCTCGTGCCGGTCCTCGCCAGCCATCCGCCGGTGAGCGTCACCCTCGCCGTGCTCTATCCCGCCCGGCAATTGGTGCCGCTGAAGGTGAAGGCCTTCGCCGACATGCTCCTGGAAGAAGGCCGGCGTTTCCTGGCCCGCGAGCTGGCCAAGATCGGCGAGAAACTCACCGGCTAG
- a CDS encoding nucleobase:cation symporter-2 family protein, which translates to MSSAVHPVDEMLPAPKLVALGLQHVLVMYAGAVAVPLIIGRALKLPPEDVAFLISADLFACGIATLAQCLGLFGVGIRLPVMMGVTFASVGPMLSMAADPSIGLLGIYGSVIAAGLFGLLVAPFVSRLLPLFPPVVTGTIIMVIGISLMRVGINWAGGGIPMFTKVVNGETVQVANPAYGQLQGLGISLFVMLVILGLIKWGKGFIANVAVLLGIVAGAVLATVLGIMHFEKVASAPWFDVIVPFHFGVPQFHLVPIVTMCIVMVVVMIESLGMFLALSDITGKPVDQKALAKGLRADGFGTLIGGIFNTFPYTSFSQNVGLVGVTGVRSRWVTVAGGVIMLLLGLLPKMAALVEAVPNVVLGGAGLVMFGMVAATGARILTAVDFKTNRFNLFIVALSVGFGMIPLVAPNFFKNLPHELHPLLESGILLSAIVAVLLNVFFNGVKSASVEEIVAAAKQAEAH; encoded by the coding sequence ATGTCTTCAGCCGTTCACCCAGTGGACGAGATGCTGCCGGCGCCGAAATTGGTAGCGCTCGGCCTCCAGCACGTCCTTGTCATGTATGCCGGCGCCGTCGCCGTTCCGCTCATCATCGGCCGCGCCCTCAAGCTGCCGCCCGAGGACGTGGCCTTCCTCATCAGTGCCGACCTGTTCGCCTGCGGCATTGCCACCCTCGCCCAGTGCCTTGGCCTGTTTGGCGTGGGCATCCGCCTGCCAGTGATGATGGGCGTCACCTTTGCCTCGGTAGGGCCGATGCTGTCCATGGCGGCGGACCCGTCCATTGGGCTCTTGGGCATCTATGGCTCGGTGATTGCCGCCGGCCTGTTCGGGCTGCTGGTGGCGCCCTTTGTCAGCCGGCTGCTGCCGCTCTTCCCGCCGGTGGTGACCGGGACCATCATCATGGTCATCGGCATCTCCTTGATGCGGGTGGGCATCAATTGGGCGGGGGGGGGCATTCCCATGTTCACCAAGGTGGTGAACGGGGAAACCGTGCAGGTGGCCAATCCCGCTTATGGCCAGCTCCAGGGGCTCGGCATTTCGCTGTTCGTGATGCTGGTGATCCTCGGCCTCATCAAGTGGGGCAAGGGCTTCATCGCCAATGTGGCGGTGCTGCTGGGCATCGTGGCCGGCGCGGTGCTCGCCACCGTGTTGGGCATCATGCACTTCGAGAAGGTGGCTTCGGCCCCCTGGTTCGACGTGATCGTGCCGTTCCATTTCGGCGTGCCGCAATTCCACCTGGTGCCCATCGTGACCATGTGCATCGTCATGGTGGTGGTGATGATCGAATCGCTCGGCATGTTCCTGGCGCTCTCCGACATCACCGGCAAGCCGGTGGACCAGAAGGCGCTGGCCAAGGGCCTGCGGGCGGACGGTTTCGGCACCCTCATCGGCGGCATCTTCAACACCTTCCCCTACACCTCCTTCTCCCAGAATGTGGGCCTTGTGGGGGTGACCGGGGTGCGCTCGCGCTGGGTGACGGTGGCGGGCGGCGTCATCATGCTGCTTCTTGGGCTTCTGCCTAAAATGGCGGCGCTGGTGGAGGCGGTGCCCAATGTGGTGCTGGGCGGCGCGGGGCTGGTGATGTTCGGCATGGTGGCGGCGACGGGTGCGCGCATCCTGACTGCCGTGGACTTCAAGACCAACCGCTTCAACCTGTTCATCGTGGCCCTGTCCGTGGGCTTCGGCATGATCCCGCTGGTGGCGCCCAACTTCTTCAAGAACCTGCCCCATGAGCTGCACCCGCTGCTGGAGTCCGGCATCCTGCTCTCGGCCATTGTGGCGGTGCTGCTCAACGTCTTCTTCAACGGGGTGAAGTCCGCCTCGGTGGAGGAGATCGTCGCGGCCGCCAAGCAGGCGGAGGCGCACTGA
- the uraH gene encoding hydroxyisourate hydrolase — MGRLSTHVLDMVRGTPAAGVKIELFRIAASGERALVATRTTNADGRTDTPLLAGDDFAAGSYELIFQVGAYFAATGAAVAEPAFLDLVPIRFAMAEGGHYHVPLLCSPWAYSTYRGS; from the coding sequence ATGGGTCGTCTCTCGACGCACGTATTGGACATGGTGCGTGGCACGCCGGCAGCGGGCGTGAAGATCGAGCTCTTTCGCATTGCAGCGAGCGGCGAGCGGGCGCTCGTCGCCACCCGCACGACCAATGCGGACGGCCGCACCGACACCCCGCTTCTGGCCGGCGACGACTTCGCGGCCGGCAGCTATGAGCTGATCTTCCAGGTGGGTGCCTATTTCGCGGCCACAGGCGCAGCGGTCGCCGAGCCCGCCTTCCTCGACCTGGTGCCCATCCGCTTCGCCATGGCCGAAGGGGGGCACTATCATGTGCCGCTCCTGTGCTCGCCCTGGGCCTATTCCACATATCGCGGCTCCTGA
- the puuE gene encoding allantoinase PuuE: protein MTEKPYPRDLIGHGRNAPHPRWPGEARIAVQFVINYEEGGENSILHGDAASEAFLSEIVGAQPWPGQRHMNMESIYEYGSRVGFWRLHRLFTERNMPLTVYGVATALARNPEAVAGMKEAGWEIASHGYKWVDYKDVPRETEQAHILEAIRLHTEVTGSRPLGFYQGRSSENTTPLAMEEGGFVYSADTYADELPYWIEGPKGPFLMVPYTLDANDMRFSIPAGFSAGDQFFTYLKDSFDLLYAEGARAPRMLSIGLHNRLVGRPGRAAALARFLDYIQGHEGVWVARRIDIARHWIAHHPPQGGYVPSRLSKALFVERFGGVFEHSPWIAEGAYEAGLSTGEDTAQGLHTAMAKILRAASREQQMGVIHAHPDLAGKLAAAKLLTADSAQEQASAGLDRLTAEEKARFTALNTAYLERFGFVFIMAIRGRSKEEIVAAFERRLGHDAETEFQEALAQIERIALLRLDQMLPGGAA, encoded by the coding sequence ATGACCGAAAAGCCCTATCCCCGCGACCTTATCGGCCATGGCCGCAACGCGCCCCATCCCCGCTGGCCGGGCGAGGCTCGGATCGCGGTGCAGTTCGTCATCAATTACGAGGAGGGCGGCGAGAACTCGATCCTGCACGGAGATGCCGCCTCCGAAGCCTTCCTGTCGGAAATCGTCGGCGCCCAGCCCTGGCCCGGCCAGCGGCACATGAACATGGAGTCCATCTACGAATATGGCTCCCGCGTCGGCTTCTGGCGCCTGCACCGCCTGTTCACCGAGCGCAACATGCCGCTGACGGTGTATGGCGTCGCAACCGCTCTGGCGCGCAACCCCGAGGCGGTGGCAGGCATGAAGGAAGCCGGCTGGGAGATTGCCAGCCACGGCTATAAATGGGTGGATTACAAGGACGTGCCCCGCGAGACCGAGCAGGCGCACATCCTGGAGGCCATCCGGCTGCACACCGAGGTGACCGGTTCCCGACCGCTGGGTTTCTACCAGGGCCGCTCCTCCGAGAACACGACGCCGCTGGCCATGGAGGAAGGCGGCTTCGTCTATTCCGCGGACACCTATGCGGATGAGCTGCCCTATTGGATCGAAGGGCCCAAGGGCCCATTCCTCATGGTGCCCTATACGCTCGATGCCAATGACATGCGCTTTTCCATTCCCGCCGGCTTCTCGGCGGGAGACCAGTTCTTCACCTATCTGAAGGACAGCTTCGACCTGCTCTATGCGGAAGGCGCGCGTGCCCCCCGGATGCTCTCCATCGGGCTGCACAACCGCCTGGTGGGACGCCCGGGCCGGGCCGCCGCGCTGGCCCGCTTCCTAGATTACATCCAGGGCCATGAGGGCGTGTGGGTGGCGCGGCGCATCGACATTGCGCGTCACTGGATCGCCCATCATCCCCCTCAAGGTGGGTACGTGCCGAGCCGCCTGTCCAAGGCGCTGTTCGTGGAACGCTTTGGCGGCGTCTTCGAGCACTCGCCCTGGATCGCGGAAGGCGCTTACGAGGCGGGGCTCTCGACGGGGGAGGACACCGCCCAGGGCCTTCACACCGCCATGGCCAAGATCCTGCGCGCGGCGAGCCGGGAGCAGCAGATGGGCGTCATCCACGCTCACCCCGATCTCGCCGGCAAGCTCGCCGCCGCCAAACTGCTCACCGCCGACAGCGCGCAGGAGCAGGCCTCCGCCGGCCTCGACCGTCTCACCGCCGAGGAGAAGGCCCGATTCACCGCGCTCAACACGGCCTATCTTGAGAGGTTTGGCTTCGTCTTCATCATGGCCATTCGCGGCCGCTCCAAGGAAGAGATCGTCGCCGCCTTCGAGCGCCGGCTCGGCCATGATGCCGAGACGGAGTTCCAGGAAGCGCTCGCCCAGATCGAGAGGATCGCGCTGCTCCGCCTGGACCAGATGTTGCCGGGAGGCGCCGCATGA
- a CDS encoding allantoate amidohydrolase: MIRTEASKAQTAPAEPEPLAGETIAARLKELAAFTDVPGEMTRLSLSPAHKRAAAQVAYWFRAAGMNHVHMDATGTIVGRYAADRPDAKTLVIGSHIDTVRNAGIYDGNLGVLVGIAAVDQLRREGRRLPFAVEVAAFADEEGVRFLSTLSSSKAFAGRFDPKCLEDVDSAGISRHEALRTFGAPVDTVAQCARTPEETLGYVEVHIEQGPVLEALSLPLGIVTGIAGASRASIRLKGQAAHSGTMPMPMRQDALAAAAEIILAVEARGRADVAPHSLVATVGTLTIAGSAVNVVPGEVVFSIDVRSSDDGTRRAAVADITSAIEAIAARRGITPFVSWGHDAPAAPCDERLKARLSEAVASLGLPVHHLPSGAGHDAMVFRDVLPMAMLFVRSFNGSHNPKEYAAPEDIELAARALHAFLLRLAEQEAGAH, from the coding sequence ATGATCCGCACCGAAGCCTCCAAGGCCCAAACCGCTCCCGCCGAACCGGAGCCGCTGGCAGGAGAGACCATTGCGGCCCGCCTGAAGGAGTTGGCCGCCTTCACCGATGTGCCGGGCGAAATGACCCGCCTGTCCCTGTCCCCCGCCCATAAGAGGGCGGCGGCGCAGGTGGCTTATTGGTTCCGCGCCGCAGGCATGAACCACGTGCATATGGATGCCACGGGCACCATTGTCGGCCGCTATGCCGCCGATCGGCCGGACGCCAAGACGCTGGTCATCGGCTCGCACATCGACACCGTGCGCAATGCTGGCATCTATGACGGAAATCTCGGCGTCCTGGTGGGCATCGCCGCTGTGGACCAGCTGCGACGGGAAGGCCGGCGCCTGCCCTTTGCCGTGGAGGTCGCTGCCTTCGCCGATGAGGAAGGTGTGCGCTTCCTGTCCACCCTCTCCTCCTCCAAGGCGTTCGCGGGTCGGTTCGATCCCAAGTGTCTGGAGGACGTGGACAGTGCCGGCATTTCCCGGCACGAAGCGCTGCGGACCTTTGGCGCGCCGGTGGACACCGTGGCCCAATGCGCCCGGACACCCGAAGAGACGCTGGGCTATGTGGAAGTGCATATCGAGCAGGGACCGGTGCTTGAAGCGCTGAGCCTGCCGCTCGGCATCGTCACCGGCATTGCCGGTGCCTCCCGCGCCTCCATCCGCCTCAAGGGTCAGGCCGCCCATTCCGGCACCATGCCCATGCCCATGCGCCAGGACGCGCTGGCAGCGGCCGCCGAGATCATTCTCGCGGTGGAAGCCCGTGGCCGGGCGGACGTGGCGCCGCACTCCCTGGTGGCGACGGTGGGCACGCTGACCATCGCCGGCAGCGCCGTGAACGTGGTGCCGGGCGAAGTGGTCTTCTCCATCGACGTGCGCTCCTCGGACGACGGAACGCGCCGCGCCGCCGTGGCCGACATCACCAGCGCCATCGAAGCCATCGCCGCCCGTCGCGGCATCACGCCCTTCGTCTCCTGGGGCCACGACGCCCCGGCCGCGCCCTGCGACGAAAGACTGAAGGCGCGCCTTTCCGAGGCGGTTGCCTCCCTCGGCCTGCCCGTCCATCACCTGCCCTCGGGCGCCGGCCACGACGCCATGGTGTTCCGCGATGTGCTGCCCATGGCCATGCTCTTCGTGCGGTCCTTCAATGGCAGCCACAATCCGAAGGAATATGCCGCCCCCGAGGATATCGAGCTTGCGGCCCGCGCGCTCCACGCCTTCCTCTTGCGCCTTGCCGAGCAGGAGGCAGGCGCACACTGA
- a CDS encoding CoA-acylating methylmalonate-semialdehyde dehydrogenase, protein MTTIGHFIAGQHVSGSGRSAPTFNPATGEQIGEVLLASAATVDEAVQAASQALPAWAATPAPARARVMFKFKDLLDRHMDELAALISREHGKTVDDAKGELVRGIEVVEFACGIPHLLKGEFSDQVGRGIDTFSMRHPVGVCAGITPFNFPAMVPMWMFPMAIATGNTFVLKPSEKDPSASLRLAELLAEAGLPKGVFNVVNGDKEAVDTLLTHPKVAAVSFVGSTAIGEYVYKTAAAHGKRVQALCGAKNHLVVMPDADLDKTVDALMGAGYGSAGERCMAVSVAVAVGGVGDALMERLAPRVRSLKVGPGNDVASEMGPLVTKEHLAKVRSYVDLGVSEGADLVVDGRDLKLQGYENGYYIGGCLFDNVTPDMRIYKEEIFGPVLSVVRVPGFDDALKLVNEHEYGNGAAIFTRDGDAARAFDYGVQAGMVGINVPIPVPIAYHSFGGWKRSIFGDRNVYGLEGVGFYTRLKTTTARWPGGVRTGAEFVMPVLG, encoded by the coding sequence GTGACCACCATCGGACATTTCATTGCCGGCCAGCATGTGAGCGGTTCAGGCCGTTCCGCTCCCACCTTCAATCCCGCCACCGGCGAGCAGATCGGCGAGGTCCTCCTCGCGTCCGCCGCGACTGTGGACGAGGCGGTGCAGGCCGCCTCCCAGGCGCTGCCTGCCTGGGCGGCCACCCCCGCACCGGCCCGTGCCCGCGTCATGTTCAAGTTCAAGGATCTGCTGGATCGTCACATGGACGAGCTGGCGGCGCTCATTTCGCGCGAGCACGGCAAGACGGTCGACGACGCCAAGGGCGAACTGGTGCGCGGCATCGAGGTTGTGGAATTTGCCTGCGGCATTCCCCACCTGCTGAAGGGCGAGTTTTCCGACCAGGTGGGCCGGGGCATCGACACTTTCTCCATGCGCCACCCGGTGGGCGTGTGCGCGGGCATCACCCCTTTCAACTTCCCGGCCATGGTGCCCATGTGGATGTTCCCCATGGCCATCGCCACCGGCAACACGTTCGTTCTGAAGCCCTCCGAGAAAGATCCGAGCGCATCCCTGCGCCTGGCTGAGCTTCTTGCCGAAGCCGGCCTGCCCAAGGGCGTGTTCAATGTGGTGAACGGCGACAAGGAAGCGGTGGATACGCTTCTGACCCACCCGAAGGTGGCGGCCGTGAGCTTCGTCGGCTCCACGGCCATCGGTGAATACGTCTACAAGACCGCCGCGGCGCACGGAAAGCGCGTTCAGGCCCTGTGCGGCGCCAAGAACCACCTCGTCGTCATGCCCGACGCGGACCTCGACAAGACCGTGGATGCGCTGATGGGCGCCGGCTACGGTTCGGCCGGCGAGCGCTGCATGGCGGTCTCCGTGGCGGTGGCCGTGGGCGGCGTGGGCGATGCCCTGATGGAGCGTCTCGCGCCGCGCGTGCGCTCCCTCAAGGTCGGCCCCGGCAATGACGTGGCCTCGGAAATGGGCCCGCTTGTCACCAAGGAGCACCTGGCCAAGGTGCGCTCCTATGTGGATCTGGGCGTCAGCGAGGGCGCAGACCTGGTGGTGGATGGCCGCGACCTCAAGCTCCAGGGCTATGAGAACGGCTACTATATCGGCGGCTGCCTGTTCGACAACGTGACCCCCGACATGCGCATCTACAAGGAGGAGATCTTTGGACCCGTCCTCTCCGTGGTGCGGGTGCCCGGCTTCGATGATGCGCTGAAGCTGGTGAACGAGCACGAATATGGCAATGGCGCCGCCATCTTCACCCGCGACGGCGATGCCGCCCGCGCGTTCGACTATGGCGTCCAGGCGGGCATGGTGGGCATCAATGTGCCGATCCCGGTTCCGATCGCCTATCACTCCTTCGGCGGCTGGAAGCGGTCCATTTTCGGTGATCGCAACGTCTACGGCCTGGAAGGCGTCGGCTTCTATACCCGCCTGAAGACCACAACGGCCCGCTGGCCCGGCGGCGTGCGGACCGGGGCGGAGTTCGTCATGCCCGTGCTGGGCTGA
- a CDS encoding LysR family transcriptional regulator yields MNWDHARIFLAVARAGQMLGAAQRLNVDHATVTRRINALEADLGARVFERRTTGCTLTAVGERFLAVAERVESEMIRARSDLGNADLKLEGTIRIGAPDALGTYFLAPRLPRFAAPHPDLVVQLVPLPRTFSLSKREADIAITIERPSEGRLFVRRLTDYSLSVYASRAYLEESGPIACEADLKDRTLITYVQDLAYSPGLDYMSALVELCGRRFECASAVGQLEAVRAGGGVAILHDYAAAAHGDLLPVLPHVRFERAYWLVVHADMRDLRRISQMEDFIVDAVRGERVSFLPGRA; encoded by the coding sequence GTGAATTGGGACCATGCCCGCATCTTTCTCGCCGTGGCCCGGGCCGGGCAGATGCTGGGCGCGGCCCAGCGCCTGAACGTGGATCACGCCACCGTCACCCGCCGCATCAATGCCCTTGAGGCGGACCTCGGCGCGCGTGTGTTCGAGCGGCGCACCACAGGCTGTACTTTGACCGCCGTGGGCGAGCGTTTCCTCGCGGTGGCGGAGCGGGTGGAAAGCGAGATGATCCGAGCGCGGTCGGATCTGGGCAATGCCGACCTGAAGTTGGAAGGCACCATTCGCATCGGCGCGCCGGATGCGCTGGGCACCTATTTCCTCGCCCCCCGGCTGCCGCGCTTTGCCGCCCCTCATCCCGACCTTGTGGTGCAATTGGTGCCCTTGCCGCGCACCTTCTCCCTCTCCAAGCGTGAGGCGGACATCGCCATCACCATCGAGCGTCCCTCCGAGGGACGCCTCTTCGTGCGGCGCCTGACGGACTATTCTCTCTCCGTCTATGCCTCCCGCGCCTATCTGGAGGAGAGCGGCCCCATCGCCTGCGAGGCGGACCTGAAAGACCGCACCCTCATCACCTATGTGCAGGACCTCGCTTACAGCCCCGGCCTCGACTATATGAGCGCCCTGGTTGAGCTGTGCGGACGGCGGTTCGAGTGCGCCAGCGCCGTCGGCCAATTGGAGGCGGTGCGCGCCGGTGGTGGGGTCGCCATTCTCCATGACTACGCCGCCGCAGCCCATGGCGATCTCCTCCCCGTGCTGCCCCATGTGAGATTTGAGCGCGCCTATTGGCTGGTGGTGCACGCGGACATGCGAGACCTGCGCCGGATTTCCCAGATGGAGGACTTCATCGTCGATGCGGTGCGCGGGGAGCGGGTCTCCTTCCTGCCCGGGCGCGCCTGA
- a CDS encoding GntR family transcriptional regulator, with the protein MDDRISKPAAAPGRDFKVARLAAPLRHSVVESIRDAIALGRFTTGERLPERALCELTGVSRTLVREALRQLESEGLIIVVPHRGPIVAGVTPEQAEGIYQVRAELEGLAAERFAAKAGPVEKKALKAAFRQLKTALTSADPLDRINAKNHFYDSLIEGAGNEALGQALNMLNARITVLRATSLQTPGRGKESIAELSELVDALMAGDGVAARAAAVRHVAKAAEVALLNLRRQDAATSV; encoded by the coding sequence ATGGACGATCGGATCTCCAAACCGGCCGCCGCGCCGGGCCGCGACTTCAAGGTGGCCCGCCTTGCCGCACCTCTGCGCCACTCGGTGGTGGAGAGCATCCGCGACGCGATCGCGCTTGGGCGCTTCACGACGGGAGAACGGCTGCCAGAACGGGCGCTCTGCGAGCTGACGGGGGTCAGTCGCACACTGGTGCGCGAAGCCCTGCGGCAATTGGAATCCGAGGGCCTGATTATCGTCGTGCCTCACCGGGGGCCGATCGTCGCGGGCGTGACGCCAGAGCAGGCCGAAGGCATATATCAGGTGCGGGCGGAACTGGAGGGGCTGGCCGCGGAGCGCTTCGCGGCAAAGGCCGGGCCGGTCGAGAAAAAAGCGCTGAAGGCCGCCTTTCGCCAGTTGAAGACGGCATTGACCTCTGCCGATCCGTTGGACCGCATCAACGCCAAGAACCACTTTTATGATAGCCTGATCGAGGGCGCCGGAAACGAGGCCCTGGGGCAGGCACTGAACATGCTGAATGCGCGGATCACCGTGCTGCGCGCCACCTCCCTTCAGACCCCCGGCCGGGGCAAGGAGAGCATCGCCGAGCTGAGTGAGCTGGTGGATGCGCTCATGGCCGGCGACGGCGTCGCCGCCCGTGCCGCGGCGGTTCGCCACGTCGCCAAGGCGGCCGAAGTCGCCCTTCTCAATCTGCGCCGACAAGACGCCGCCACAAGCGTGTGA